A window of Actinopolymorpha sp. NPDC004070 contains these coding sequences:
- the typA gene encoding translational GTPase TypA, whose protein sequence is MATRSDLRNVAIIAHVDHGKTTLVDSMLWQSGVFRDNQDVAERVMDSMDLEREKGITILAKNTAVRWQTPDGPVTLNIVDTPGHADFGGEVERALEMVDGVLLLVDASEGPLPQTRFVLRKALRKGLPVVLVINKVDRPDSRIAEVVDQTYELFLDLLDDPSTDATALDFPIVYASARAGRATLEQPADGTIPDNQDLRPLFETILSTVPPPSYTEGAPLQAHVTNLDASPYLGRLALCRVHQGELVRGATVAWCRADGSVERVRITDMMMTEALDRVPADKAGPGDIVAIAGIADITIGETLADPEDPKPLPVIRVDEPSISVTIGINTSPLSGQSGDKVTARLVKNRLDAETIGNVSIRVQNTERPDTWEVQGRGELQLAVLVELMRREGFELTVGKPQVVTQEIDGKRMEPVERVTIDVPDEYVGVVTQLLGLRKGRLEQMVNHGTGWVRLDYLVPARGLIGFRTEFLTETRGTGLIHHVFEKYEPWAGDLRTRPRGSLVADRRGSVTAYACFNMQERGTLFVKPGTEVYEGMLVGENSRPEDMDVNATREKKLTNVRSSTADELERLVPAREMALEQALEFCREDECVEVTPAAIRLRKMTLAQTDREKQRARARRG, encoded by the coding sequence ATGGCAACCCGCTCCGACCTCCGTAATGTCGCGATCATCGCCCACGTCGACCACGGAAAAACCACCCTCGTCGACTCGATGCTCTGGCAGTCCGGAGTGTTCCGGGACAACCAGGACGTGGCCGAACGAGTCATGGACTCGATGGACCTCGAACGCGAGAAGGGCATCACGATTCTCGCGAAGAACACCGCGGTCCGCTGGCAGACCCCCGACGGCCCGGTGACGCTCAACATCGTCGACACCCCGGGCCACGCCGACTTCGGCGGCGAGGTCGAGCGCGCCCTGGAGATGGTCGACGGTGTGCTGCTGCTGGTCGACGCGTCGGAGGGCCCGCTCCCCCAGACCCGGTTCGTCCTGCGCAAGGCGCTGCGCAAGGGGCTCCCGGTGGTGCTGGTCATCAACAAGGTGGACCGGCCCGACAGCCGGATCGCCGAGGTGGTCGACCAGACGTACGAACTCTTCCTGGACCTGCTGGACGACCCTTCCACCGACGCCACCGCGCTGGACTTCCCGATCGTGTACGCCTCGGCGCGTGCGGGCCGGGCCACGCTGGAGCAGCCGGCCGACGGGACGATCCCCGACAACCAGGACCTGCGGCCGCTGTTCGAGACGATCCTGTCCACGGTGCCGCCGCCCTCCTACACCGAGGGCGCCCCGCTGCAGGCGCACGTCACCAACCTCGACGCCTCGCCCTACCTCGGCCGGCTGGCGTTGTGCCGGGTCCACCAGGGTGAGCTCGTCCGCGGCGCGACCGTCGCCTGGTGCCGTGCCGACGGGTCGGTCGAACGCGTCCGGATCACCGACATGATGATGACCGAGGCGCTGGACCGCGTTCCCGCCGACAAGGCCGGGCCCGGCGACATCGTGGCGATCGCCGGCATCGCCGACATCACCATCGGTGAGACGCTGGCCGACCCCGAGGACCCCAAGCCGCTTCCGGTGATCCGGGTCGACGAACCCTCCATCTCGGTCACCATCGGCATCAACACCTCACCGCTGTCGGGCCAGAGCGGGGACAAGGTCACCGCGCGGCTGGTGAAGAACCGCCTCGACGCGGAGACCATCGGCAACGTCTCCATCCGGGTGCAGAACACCGAGCGGCCCGACACCTGGGAGGTGCAGGGCCGCGGCGAGCTCCAGCTCGCCGTGCTCGTGGAGCTGATGCGCCGCGAGGGATTCGAGCTCACCGTCGGCAAGCCGCAGGTCGTCACCCAGGAGATCGACGGCAAGCGGATGGAGCCGGTGGAGCGGGTCACCATCGACGTGCCGGACGAGTACGTCGGCGTGGTCACCCAGCTGCTCGGCCTGCGCAAGGGCCGGCTGGAGCAGATGGTCAACCACGGCACCGGCTGGGTACGCCTGGACTACCTCGTACCCGCCCGTGGCCTGATCGGGTTCCGCACCGAGTTCCTCACCGAGACCCGCGGCACCGGCCTGATCCACCACGTGTTCGAGAAGTACGAGCCGTGGGCCGGCGACCTGCGGACGCGTCCGCGCGGTTCACTGGTGGCCGACCGGCGGGGCTCGGTCACCGCGTACGCCTGCTTCAACATGCAGGAGCGCGGCACGCTGTTCGTCAAGCCGGGCACCGAGGTCTATGAGGGCATGCTGGTCGGGGAGAACTCCCGCCCCGAGGACATGGACGTCAACGCCACCCGGGAGAAGAAGCTGACCAACGTCCGCTCCTCCACTGCCGACGAGCTCGAGCGGCTGGTACCGGCACGAGAGATGGCGTTGGAGCAGGCGCTGGAGTTCTGCCGCGAGGACGAGTGCGTGGAGGTCACCCCGGCGGCGATCCGGCTGCGCAAGATGACGTTGGCGCAGACCGACCGGGAGAAGCAGCGCGCCCGCGCCCGCCGCGGCTGA
- the sppA gene encoding signal peptide peptidase SppA: MTPTVLELDLTVPLLESPPQDPVGAVLHRRRPLLRDLVEGLRLAAFDSSVTGLVAHVGGQGPTFAQVQELRAAVRVFADAGKPTVAWSETYGEFGPGTLPYYLASAFDQVWLQPSGDVGLTGIMAEAVFVKDALTKLGVVPEMSRRHEYKNAADTFLATQMSDAHREAAGRLAASAMEQVVEGISTRRKLTSAQVRDLVDRSPLSAKDALASGLVDRLGYRDEVYSELRGRLGEVTFRYVQRYRQARQLEPRHALARLQRSPGVAVVHGTGPIHLGRSSRRGLSSTSIGSDTMAGALRAAAADAKVRAVVLRVDSPGGSYVASDAVRREVVRVREAGKPLVVSMGTVAASGGYFVSMAADSIVAQPGTLTGSIGVFGGKAVVRDMLDRVGIARDGVAEGRNAAMFSAYHRFTAEEWRRLEEWLDQVYDDFTAKVAADRGLSRDHVEKAARGRVWTGADARERGLVDELGGFERAVEIACARVGIGREEANLRYPARVGMVERLRGPESSERAATAGAGLGTGLTAGLGAGLGAGLGLPATSGPARMLAELTAALGLGHAGVLTAPVLWELR, encoded by the coding sequence ATGACCCCCACGGTGCTCGAACTGGACCTGACCGTTCCCCTGCTGGAGTCGCCGCCGCAGGACCCCGTCGGCGCGGTGCTGCACCGGCGCCGCCCGCTGCTGCGGGATCTGGTGGAGGGTCTGCGGCTGGCAGCGTTCGACTCCTCGGTGACCGGTCTGGTCGCCCACGTGGGTGGGCAGGGGCCGACGTTCGCGCAGGTGCAGGAGCTGCGGGCGGCGGTGCGGGTGTTCGCCGACGCGGGCAAGCCGACGGTCGCCTGGTCGGAGACCTACGGTGAGTTCGGTCCGGGGACGCTGCCCTACTACCTCGCGTCGGCGTTCGACCAGGTGTGGCTGCAGCCGTCCGGCGACGTCGGCCTGACCGGCATCATGGCCGAGGCCGTCTTTGTCAAGGACGCCTTGACAAAGCTCGGGGTGGTGCCGGAGATGTCGCGCAGGCACGAGTACAAGAACGCCGCGGACACCTTCCTGGCAACGCAGATGAGCGACGCGCATCGGGAGGCCGCCGGCCGGTTGGCGGCCTCGGCGATGGAACAGGTCGTCGAGGGAATCAGCACCCGCCGCAAGCTCACCTCCGCGCAGGTGCGTGACCTGGTCGACCGTTCGCCGCTGTCGGCGAAGGACGCGCTCGCCTCCGGGCTGGTCGACCGGCTGGGGTATCGCGACGAGGTGTACTCCGAGCTGCGCGGGCGGCTCGGCGAGGTCACCTTCCGCTATGTCCAGCGTTACCGCCAGGCCCGCCAGCTGGAGCCCCGCCATGCGCTGGCCCGGCTGCAGCGCTCCCCCGGAGTCGCCGTCGTGCACGGCACCGGACCCATCCACCTGGGCCGGTCCAGCCGCCGGGGCCTCAGCTCCACCTCGATCGGCTCCGACACCATGGCCGGCGCGCTGCGGGCCGCCGCCGCCGACGCGAAGGTCCGTGCGGTGGTCCTGCGGGTGGACAGCCCGGGCGGCTCCTACGTCGCCTCCGACGCTGTACGCCGGGAGGTCGTCCGCGTCCGCGAGGCGGGCAAGCCGCTGGTGGTGTCGATGGGCACGGTCGCGGCCTCGGGTGGGTACTTCGTGTCGATGGCCGCCGACAGCATCGTCGCCCAGCCGGGCACCCTCACCGGCTCGATCGGGGTGTTCGGGGGCAAGGCGGTCGTTCGCGACATGCTGGACCGGGTGGGCATCGCCCGGGACGGAGTGGCCGAGGGCCGCAACGCCGCGATGTTCTCGGCGTACCACCGCTTCACCGCCGAGGAGTGGCGCCGGCTGGAGGAGTGGCTGGACCAGGTGTACGACGACTTCACCGCCAAGGTGGCCGCCGACCGGGGCCTGTCCCGCGACCACGTGGAGAAGGCCGCCCGCGGCCGGGTCTGGACCGGCGCCGACGCCCGCGAGCGGGGCCTGGTCGACGAGCTCGGCGGCTTCGAACGCGCGGTGGAGATCGCCTGCGCCCGGGTCGGCATCGGGCGGGAGGAGGCCAACCTGCGCTACCCCGCCCGGGTCGGGATGGTCGAACGCCTGCGCGGACCGGAGTCCAGTGAGCGCGCCGCGACGGCCGGCGCAGGTCTCGGGACGGGTCTCACCGCCGGCCTCGGGGCTGGTCTGGGCGCCGGACTGGGGCTGCCGGCGACGTCCGGCCCGGCCCGGATGCTCGCCGAGCTGACGGCCGCGCTCGGCCTGGGCCACGCCGGGGTCCTCACCGCCCCCGTGCTGTGGGAGTTGCGCTGA
- a CDS encoding TerC family protein, with protein sequence MTVQPWVWFATVGVLMAILALDVLVIGRRPHEPSMRECTTWIGMYVGLAVLFGFGVLHFAGGRYAGEFFAGWITEYSLSIDNLFVFLVILTRFGVPRKYQQTALLIGIILALVMRGIFIALGAAAINTFAWVFYLFGAILIYTAVQFVRGGNDHDSDYKENALIRWAKNHLPATDQYNGVKLTLVENGKRLATPMLLVMIALGTTDLLFALDSIPAIYGLTNEPYLVFAANVFALMGLRQLYFLIGGLVTRLVYLPIGLAVILSFIGVKLILHALHENNLPFLNGGEPLKSVPDIGIAVSLSVIVGTLLVTTVASLAKSRRAEHREQQEEPARSGRSTD encoded by the coding sequence GTGACCGTCCAACCCTGGGTCTGGTTCGCCACCGTCGGCGTCCTGATGGCCATCCTCGCCCTCGACGTCCTGGTGATCGGCCGCAGGCCGCACGAGCCGTCGATGCGCGAATGCACCACCTGGATCGGGATGTACGTCGGGCTGGCGGTCCTCTTCGGGTTCGGCGTTCTCCACTTTGCCGGCGGGCGCTACGCCGGGGAGTTCTTCGCCGGGTGGATCACCGAGTACAGCCTGTCGATCGACAACCTGTTCGTCTTCCTGGTCATCCTCACCAGGTTCGGCGTACCCAGGAAGTACCAACAGACCGCGCTGCTGATCGGCATCATCCTGGCGCTGGTCATGCGCGGCATCTTCATCGCGCTCGGCGCCGCCGCGATCAACACCTTCGCCTGGGTCTTCTACCTCTTCGGCGCCATCCTGATCTACACCGCCGTCCAGTTCGTCCGCGGCGGCAACGACCACGACTCCGACTACAAGGAGAACGCGCTGATCCGCTGGGCGAAGAACCACCTCCCGGCGACCGACCAGTACAACGGCGTGAAGCTCACCCTGGTGGAGAATGGCAAGCGCCTGGCCACGCCGATGCTGTTGGTGATGATCGCGCTCGGCACCACCGACCTGCTGTTCGCGCTGGACTCCATCCCGGCCATCTACGGCCTGACCAACGAGCCCTACCTCGTCTTCGCGGCGAACGTCTTCGCGCTGATGGGGCTGCGCCAGCTGTACTTCCTGATCGGCGGGCTGGTCACCCGGCTGGTCTACCTGCCGATCGGCCTCGCGGTCATCCTCAGCTTCATCGGCGTCAAGCTCATCCTGCACGCCCTGCACGAGAACAACCTGCCGTTCCTCAACGGCGGTGAGCCGCTGAAGTCCGTACCCGACATCGGCATCGCCGTGTCCTTGTCGGTGATCGTCGGCACGTTGCTGGTGACCACCGTGGCCAGCCTGGCGAAGAGCCGGAGGGCCGAGCACCGCGAGCAGCAGGAGGAGCCGGCCCGCAGCGGGCGGTCCACCGACTGA
- a CDS encoding C40 family peptidase: MSAPDLSVSATSAVRVAATVLWTSPDAHREIDAPIVAAVPDPRGWAAGLDVPARRDLANRVLTQLLAGEPVTVLEERGDWVRVVAPWQPSDLDPRGYPGWVHRAHVAQAAAPTDQEAVVTVEATPVEPDPGTGRDEVPAELTYATILPVLVEATTGGAGGADQAGDAGPGSRVRVALPGGGSGWVDARACVVRPTGAGKPVRTEAVLAQARRFVGLPYLWGGMSAFGLDCSGLVHIAFRALGRIVPRDAHDQADAAERVPASEARPGDLYFFARPGKSIHHVGFAAGPGSDGVLLHAPGTGQQVREEQMDADQRATLLDLAGRLAD, from the coding sequence ATGTCCGCTCCGGATCTTTCCGTCTCCGCGACGTCGGCCGTCCGGGTCGCCGCCACCGTGCTGTGGACCAGCCCCGACGCGCACCGCGAGATCGACGCACCGATCGTGGCCGCCGTACCCGACCCGCGCGGCTGGGCCGCCGGTCTGGACGTGCCGGCCCGCCGCGACCTCGCCAACCGCGTGCTCACCCAGTTGCTGGCCGGCGAACCCGTCACCGTCCTGGAGGAACGCGGCGACTGGGTACGGGTGGTCGCGCCCTGGCAGCCCTCCGACCTGGACCCGCGCGGCTACCCCGGCTGGGTGCACCGGGCCCACGTGGCGCAGGCCGCGGCGCCGACGGACCAGGAGGCGGTGGTCACCGTCGAGGCCACCCCCGTGGAGCCGGACCCGGGAACGGGCCGGGACGAGGTGCCTGCCGAACTCACCTACGCCACGATCCTGCCGGTCCTCGTCGAGGCGACCACCGGCGGCGCCGGAGGTGCTGACCAGGCCGGTGACGCCGGACCCGGCTCGCGGGTGCGGGTCGCTCTGCCCGGCGGCGGCTCCGGCTGGGTGGACGCACGAGCCTGCGTGGTCCGGCCGACCGGCGCCGGCAAGCCCGTCCGGACCGAGGCCGTGCTCGCGCAGGCACGGCGGTTCGTAGGTCTGCCCTACCTGTGGGGCGGCATGTCGGCGTTCGGCCTGGACTGTTCGGGGCTGGTGCACATCGCGTTCCGCGCCCTCGGCCGGATCGTCCCGCGCGACGCCCACGACCAGGCCGACGCGGCCGAGCGTGTCCCGGCGAGCGAGGCCAGGCCAGGCGACCTGTACTTCTTCGCCCGGCCGGGAAAGTCGATCCACCACGTGGGGTTCGCCGCCGGGCCCGGCTCGGACGGCGTACTCCTGCACGCACCCGGCACCGGCCAACAGGTCCGGGAGGAGCAGATGGACGCCGACCAGCGGGCGACCCTGCTCGACCTGGCCGGCCGGCTGGCCGACTGA
- a CDS encoding endonuclease V, translated as MGVPERWWPDDPAELAAVQAELGARSPSPWRPPADRPIRIGGCFCCFPRGVEGFGDRGDPLWVAAVTFEARRRLTFTVRTDRARAPYVAGLLAMREGPALAAAVAELAVTPDVLLVNATGRDHPRAAGLAYHLGAALDLPTVGVTHRPLHAAGDWPADEAGASSTLTLAGAPVGAWVRTRAGRRPLVAHAGWRTDHGTAVEVVRLATGTARTPVPLREARRLARRARALR; from the coding sequence GTGGGTGTCCCCGAACGCTGGTGGCCGGACGACCCGGCCGAACTCGCCGCCGTGCAGGCCGAGCTCGGCGCCCGCTCCCCCTCGCCCTGGCGGCCGCCGGCCGACCGGCCGATCCGGATCGGCGGCTGCTTCTGCTGCTTCCCCCGCGGGGTGGAGGGCTTCGGTGACCGCGGCGACCCGCTGTGGGTCGCCGCGGTGACCTTCGAGGCGAGGCGGCGGCTCACCTTCACCGTGCGTACCGATCGGGCCCGCGCCCCCTACGTCGCCGGACTGCTGGCCATGCGGGAGGGGCCCGCGCTCGCGGCCGCGGTGGCAGAGCTCGCCGTGACCCCGGACGTCCTGCTGGTGAACGCGACCGGGCGCGACCATCCCCGTGCCGCCGGTCTGGCATACCACCTGGGTGCGGCCCTGGACCTGCCGACGGTCGGCGTCACCCACCGGCCCCTGCACGCCGCCGGCGACTGGCCCGCCGACGAGGCCGGCGCCTCCAGCACGCTCACACTGGCGGGTGCTCCGGTCGGAGCGTGGGTACGCACCCGCGCCGGTCGCCGCCCGCTGGTCGCCCACGCCGGCTGGCGGACCGACCACGGCACCGCCGTCGAGGTCGTACGACTGGCTACGGGAACCGCTCGCACTCCCGTGCCGCTGCGCGAGGCGCGCCGACTCGCCCGGCGTGCCCGGGCACTACGGTGA
- a CDS encoding PPOX class F420-dependent oxidoreductase → MAETSPSTVEAPLTRFARQRTVVLTTFRRDGTPVPTAVHVVVDGPHAYFRTYSAAGKAKRLRRDQRVEIAPSTAGGRPTGPATAATARLLSKAEAVPVRRLLRRKYPLLQGVAVPVFHRLARYHTLHYELSPRR, encoded by the coding sequence ATGGCCGAGACATCCCCGAGCACCGTGGAGGCGCCGTTGACGCGGTTCGCCCGCCAGCGCACGGTCGTGCTGACCACCTTCCGCCGCGACGGAACCCCGGTCCCCACGGCGGTCCACGTCGTGGTCGACGGCCCGCACGCCTACTTCCGTACCTACTCGGCGGCGGGCAAGGCCAAGCGGTTGCGCCGCGACCAGCGGGTCGAGATCGCGCCGTCCACCGCGGGCGGGCGGCCGACGGGCCCGGCGACGGCCGCCACCGCCCGGCTGCTGAGCAAGGCGGAGGCGGTGCCGGTCCGGCGGCTGCTGCGCCGCAAGTACCCCCTGCTGCAGGGGGTCGCGGTGCCGGTCTTCCACCGGCTCGCCCGCTACCACACCCTGCATTACGAGCTGAGCCCGCGGCGCTAG
- a CDS encoding lanthionine synthetase LanC family protein, producing MYPPDDAVFARIDVVFTRIAPRIATGFGAGAESGGAESHAGARPRLGAAPSDVPGPRGLHGLRGPARAAESTGDDQAEEPPPGETLRQWVRRHCAGGAGVPADLAVAMARRLVALVGAAHRAGCPLGDLSPDRFVAHVDGSLTLADPSAPTASTPPAPLTYSEPFRDPASGGSDPIAADLYGLGCLFFLLATGSEPLLPADDPAGSPPSRRCNRDRLTAWLAVIAPYGDTARLLAPAIGELLAPRPADRCGLAALERLLCDTVPEPPVPVPYPPANGQPSGDELLADGLDHLTARMCPDGERLWPTGTEGTRTDPCDVQHGAAGVLAVLLRAHTHGASFDLAPVTLDAAARKAAGWLAERAECAGRTGPSLPGLYSGRAGVAWVLGEAAAVLGEPPLFAQAERLALRLPTSWPTADLAHGLAGAALTHLHLAALTCDDARPTVRDTRFGVRAAGYTKALLSAAEPGPHGPTWPARASTAEAAGGSYGFAHGVAGIGYTLLALGTALDDSAALTLAGEAGDALCRAAHTDENGAAWWPAGPREAGWRPHWCSGSSGVGTFLLRLYAVTGEQRFAEYARAAAGAAYRARWTASPVACHGLAGDGEFLLDTAELLDDPTYRAWAEDLVPLLAVRHCRRGGKALVADDTLTGVVADYNVGLAGVLAFLTRLRYGGRRMFLVDDLLVDDHLWGRAARR from the coding sequence GTGTACCCACCCGACGACGCGGTATTCGCCCGAATCGATGTGGTGTTCACCCGAATCGCCCCCCGGATCGCCACCGGATTCGGCGCCGGCGCCGAATCCGGTGGCGCCGAATCCCACGCAGGGGCTCGGCCTCGGCTCGGCGCCGCGCCCTCGGACGTGCCCGGCCCGCGTGGGCTGCACGGGCTGCGTGGCCCGGCCCGGGCGGCGGAGTCCACCGGGGACGACCAGGCCGAGGAGCCCCCACCGGGTGAGACCCTTCGGCAGTGGGTACGCCGCCACTGCGCCGGCGGCGCTGGCGTACCCGCCGACCTGGCCGTGGCGATGGCCCGCCGGCTGGTCGCTCTCGTCGGCGCCGCCCACCGCGCCGGTTGCCCGCTGGGCGACCTCTCGCCGGACCGGTTCGTCGCACACGTCGATGGCTCGCTCACCCTTGCGGACCCGTCGGCCCCGACGGCGTCCACGCCGCCTGCTCCCCTCACGTACTCCGAGCCGTTCCGAGACCCGGCCTCCGGCGGGTCGGACCCGATCGCCGCCGACCTCTACGGCCTGGGCTGCCTGTTCTTCCTGCTCGCGACCGGCTCCGAGCCGCTGCTGCCGGCCGACGACCCAGCTGGGTCACCGCCGTCGCGGCGATGCAATCGCGACCGGTTGACGGCCTGGCTGGCGGTGATCGCGCCCTACGGCGACACCGCCCGGCTGCTCGCACCGGCGATCGGTGAGCTGCTCGCTCCGCGCCCTGCCGACCGATGTGGCCTCGCCGCGCTCGAACGCCTGCTCTGCGACACCGTGCCCGAGCCACCCGTCCCGGTGCCGTACCCGCCCGCGAACGGCCAGCCCAGCGGGGACGAACTCCTCGCCGACGGGCTCGACCACCTCACGGCGCGGATGTGCCCGGACGGCGAGCGGCTGTGGCCGACCGGCACCGAGGGCACCCGCACCGATCCGTGCGACGTCCAGCACGGCGCCGCCGGAGTCCTCGCCGTACTCCTGCGGGCACACACACACGGTGCGTCCTTCGACCTCGCACCCGTCACGCTGGACGCCGCCGCGCGCAAGGCCGCCGGCTGGCTGGCCGAGCGGGCTGAATGCGCCGGCCGGACGGGCCCGTCTCTGCCGGGGCTGTACTCCGGGCGGGCCGGGGTGGCCTGGGTGCTGGGTGAGGCCGCGGCCGTGCTGGGCGAACCCCCGCTGTTCGCCCAGGCGGAGCGGCTGGCCTTGCGGCTGCCGACCAGCTGGCCGACCGCCGACCTCGCGCACGGGCTGGCCGGTGCGGCGCTGACCCACCTGCATCTGGCGGCGCTCACCTGTGACGACGCCAGGCCGACCGTTCGGGACACCCGTTTCGGTGTCCGTGCCGCGGGCTACACCAAGGCGCTGTTGTCGGCGGCCGAGCCGGGGCCGCACGGCCCCACCTGGCCGGCCCGCGCCTCCACCGCCGAAGCCGCCGGCGGGTCGTACGGCTTCGCCCACGGTGTCGCCGGGATCGGCTACACCCTGCTCGCCCTGGGCACCGCGCTGGACGACTCGGCCGCACTCACCCTGGCGGGCGAGGCCGGCGACGCGCTGTGCCGAGCGGCGCACACCGACGAGAACGGCGCGGCCTGGTGGCCGGCCGGCCCACGCGAGGCCGGCTGGCGGCCGCACTGGTGCAGTGGTTCCTCCGGCGTGGGCACGTTCCTGCTCCGGCTGTACGCCGTCACCGGTGAGCAGCGCTTCGCCGAGTACGCCCGCGCGGCCGCCGGTGCCGCCTACCGCGCCCGATGGACGGCGTCGCCGGTCGCCTGCCACGGCCTCGCCGGTGACGGGGAGTTCCTGCTGGACACCGCCGAGCTCCTCGACGACCCCACCTACCGCGCCTGGGCGGAGGATCTCGTTCCGCTGCTCGCGGTACGCCACTGCCGGCGCGGCGGCAAGGCACTCGTCGCCGACGACACGCTGACCGGTGTGGTCGCCGACTACAACGTCGGCCTGGCCGGGGTGCTGGCGTTCCTCACCCGGTTGCGCTACGGCGGCCGGCGGATGTTCCTGGTCGACGACCTGCTGGTGGACGACCACCTCTGGGGGCGGGCCGCCCGACGGTGA
- a CDS encoding serine hydrolase, which produces MPTGAPQSTSQPDQSEPTTQPTTQPTTQPTLAAVARELDAELDALPGRASVWFGRPGEAPAYLREPDATHYAASTMKVAVLAAAYRLADEGLLDLDEQVRVHDDFESATGDGSRYHATADYDSDPEPWALLGRSAGLRWLARRMIVRSSNLATNLVLERVGLPAVAAVWSAAGARHSVVARGIQDYAAEQAGLSNLVTAADLAGLLTAVYDGTLASPAACAQMLTVLLGQEVTQDVVAGLPPGTPVAHKNGWVDGIRHSAALVLPADAPPYVLVTCVSADLDEQAGCEVVARVAAATWTVRAHAGTPETAAASPVLHD; this is translated from the coding sequence ATGCCGACCGGAGCGCCGCAGTCCACCTCCCAGCCCGACCAGTCCGAGCCCACGACCCAGCCCACGACCCAGCCCACGACCCAGCCCACCCTGGCCGCGGTCGCCCGCGAGCTCGATGCCGAGCTCGACGCCCTGCCGGGCCGGGCCTCGGTGTGGTTCGGCAGGCCGGGCGAGGCACCCGCGTACCTCCGTGAGCCCGACGCCACCCACTACGCCGCCAGCACCATGAAGGTCGCGGTGCTGGCGGCGGCGTACCGGCTCGCCGACGAGGGTCTGCTCGACCTGGACGAGCAGGTGCGGGTGCACGACGACTTCGAGTCCGCGACCGGTGACGGCAGCCGCTACCACGCCACCGCCGACTACGACAGCGATCCCGAACCCTGGGCGCTGCTGGGGCGGTCGGCCGGTCTGCGCTGGCTCGCCCGGCGGATGATCGTGCGGTCCAGCAACCTCGCCACCAACCTCGTCCTCGAGCGGGTGGGGCTGCCGGCCGTCGCGGCCGTGTGGTCGGCGGCCGGCGCCCGGCACTCGGTGGTGGCCCGCGGGATCCAGGACTACGCCGCCGAACAGGCCGGGCTCTCGAACCTGGTGACCGCCGCCGACCTCGCCGGCCTGCTCACCGCCGTCTACGACGGGACCCTCGCCTCTCCCGCGGCGTGTGCGCAGATGCTGACCGTGCTGCTGGGCCAGGAGGTGACCCAGGACGTCGTGGCCGGACTGCCGCCCGGTACGCCGGTGGCCCACAAGAACGGCTGGGTGGACGGAATCCGGCACAGCGCGGCGCTGGTGTTGCCGGCCGACGCGCCGCCGTACGTCCTGGTCACGTGCGTGAGCGCCGACCTCGACGAGCAGGCTGGGTGCGAGGTCGTCGCGAGAGTCGCCGCCGCGACCTGGACCGTGCGGGCGCACGCTGGTACCCCCGAAACCGCTGCGGCGTCCCCCGTTCTGCACGATTGA
- a CDS encoding GntR family transcriptional regulator — translation MSSHSGPAARITVDVAGGVAPWRQVRDQILGLVERGQLPIGARLPAIRQLATDLGIAPGTVARAYKELEGEGILATARRHGTVVAAAPAGAADPLRSAAQEYVDAARALGADARTAVGMVQRLFDRPD, via the coding sequence GTGAGTTCCCACTCCGGTCCGGCCGCGCGGATCACCGTCGACGTGGCCGGCGGCGTCGCCCCCTGGCGGCAGGTACGTGACCAGATCCTCGGGCTGGTCGAACGCGGCCAGCTCCCCATCGGCGCCCGGCTGCCCGCGATCCGCCAGCTCGCCACCGACCTCGGCATCGCCCCCGGAACGGTCGCCCGCGCCTACAAGGAACTCGAGGGCGAGGGCATCCTCGCCACCGCACGCCGGCACGGGACGGTGGTCGCCGCCGCCCCTGCCGGAGCGGCCGACCCGCTGAGGTCGGCCGCCCAGGAGTACGTCGACGCTGCGCGTGCACTCGGCGCCGACGCCCGCACCGCGGTCGGCATGGTGCAGCGGCTCTTCGATCGGCCAGACTGA